In Haloarcula limicola, the genomic stretch GGACCGACCCCTCGATGTAGTCGATGCTCGCGCCGTCGACGAACACGCGCAGGTCATTGCGCTCGAAGACGGTGTCGCCGTCTTCCGGTTCGTGCTCGAAGCGCATCCCGTAGGAGAGCCCCGCGCAACCGCCCTGCTGGACGAACAGGCGTAGGCCGGCCACGTCCGTGTCCATCCCCTCTCCCTCCAGCAGGTCCAGTGCCTCCGCGGCGGCCTCCTCCGTGACGCCCACGTCGGAGCCGCCGAGTTCAGGTTCACCGTCCTCTGCGGTACTGCTCATACGGATACGTGTGCTCCCGAGCGTGTTAACCCTGACGCCGGTGGGCGTTCCGGCCCGACTCTCGCAGTCGACAGCCGTCTCACTCCGTCTCGCCGTCGAGTCCCTCGCTGAACTCCGCTTCGGCGAGATCCTGCAGGACGCTCTTGGCCTTTGCTCGGGTCCCCTCGCTCATGCCGTCGATAGCTTTGACGCTGCGGCCGCCGCTGTAGGCTCGCCGTATCCCCTCCAGGTTGAGCTCGCCGTCCGTATCGACCACGGGGAGTTCGAGGTCGCTGAACTTCTCGGGCGGGAAGCCGCCCTTCGCCACCACGAAGTGGTCCGCGATCTCGGTGAGCTCGTCCGTCTCGAAGTCGCTCAACGCCGGGGCGTCCCACGGCTCGGTCGTCACGGAGTCGTAGGAGACGGTCGCGGCTTCGTATGCTGTCACACTCGTTCTGTTCGCTCCCCGGAAAAAAGCGGAACGCTTGCTCACGCTCCCGAGTAACGGTTCGCGGTTCGAGGGGCGGCTCAGTCGCCGATCTCGTGGTCGAACCCCTCGCTGGCGAGTCGCTGGATAATGCCCTTGACCTGTCCGACGGTCTCGCCGTCGATTCCGTCGACGGCTTCGACGCTGTGGCCGCCGCTGTAGGCCGTCTGGAGCGCGTTCAGGTTCAGGCTCCCGTCCGGGTCGACGACCGGGATCTGCAGGTCGCTGAACTCCTCCGGCGGGAAGCCCGACGACGACAGCAGGTAGTGGTCGTCGACGGTCGAGAGGTCGTCCGTCTCGAAGTCGCTCTCGGACGGGGCGCTCCAGTCCGCTTCCGTCGTTCCCGAGTACGAGACCGAGTGCGCTTCGTAACTCGACATGGGCGACGCTACGGGCCGACGGAGCCGAAAAAGTGCACCTTGCGCATTCCGGAGTGCCGCTACTCGAACCGCTTGCGGACGCTCTCGGCGTGGCCCTCCAGCCCCTCGGCCTCCGCGAGTGTCGTGATCGTCTCGCTGATGTCCGAGAGCGAGTCTTCGCTGAGGCGCTGGACGGTCGTCGACCGGACGAAGGTGTCCACGGAGAGGCCGCCGGTGACCCGCGCAGCGCCGCCGGTCGGCAGGACGTGGTTCGTCCCGGCGGCGTAGTCGCCGGCCGCCACGGGGCTGTACGGGCCGAGGAACGCGGAGCCGGCGGAGGGAATTCGCTCTAAGAGCTCCTCGTCGTCCTCGGCCTGAATCGAGAGGTGCTCGGCGGCGTACTCCTCGGCGAACAGCACCGCTTCGCTCATCGACCGGGCGCGGAAGACGCCCGAGGCGTCGCTTTCGAGCGCCGCTCGAATCACCGCCTCGCGCTCTCGCTCGCCGGCCTGTTCCTCGACGCTCTCGGCGACGGCCTCGGCCACTCCCTCGTCGTCGGTGACAGCGACGACGGAAGCGTTCTCGTCGTGTTCGGCCTGCGCGACGAGGTCCGCCGCGACCAGTTCCGGGTCGGCGGTCGCGTCGGCGACGACCATGATCTCCGACGGTCCGGCGAGGAAGTCGATGGCCACGTCGCCGCGCACCTCGGCCTTCGCCGCCGTGACCCAGCGGTTGCCCGGCCCGACCACGATGTCGGTGGCGTTGACCGTCTCGGTGCCGTAGGCCAGCGCCGCGATGGCCTGCGCGCCGCCGACCTGATAGACGGCGTCCGCGCCGGCAACGTGGATCGCCGCCAGCGTGACCGGATTGACCGTCTCCGCGGGCGGCGTGGCGACGGCGACGTGTTCCACGCCCGCGACCTTCGCCGGGATCACACCCATCAGCGCGCTGGAGGGGTAGGCGGCGGTGCCGCCGGGCGCGTAGACGCCGGCGCTGTCGAGCGGCCGATAGCGGCGGCCCAGCTCCCGCCCCTCGAAGTCCTCGCGCCAGTCCTCGGGGACCTGCCGCTCGTGGAACGCCCGGATGTTCTCGGCGGCGTCCTCGATGGCCGCTCGCACGTCGTCGTCTACTTCTTCGTAGGCGCGCTCGGCGGCGTCGGTGATGTCGACGTTGCCCACCTCGACGCCGTCGAACTCGCTGGCGAAGCGCCGGAGCGCCACGTCGCCCTCCTCGCGGACCTGCGAGACGATGTCCTGAACGTCGTCCCTGACCGCCTCGACGCCCGCGTCCCGGTCGAACAGCGCCGACCGCTCGTCGGGCCCGAGGTCGGCGATAGTGTGTACGTCCATGGACCGCCTTCGAGACGGGCGGAAAAACGGGTTTCCCTTCGCCGCTAGCATCCCTGATTATGTCTGGTTTTGCAACTGCCGTGACCGAGAGCCAGAAAGCCCCCGACGCGCTCCAGTCCCGCGACTCGCTGCGCGCTCACTGCGTTCGCGTGCTTGCTTCGTCGGGGTTCCCGGAGCGCGTCGGCCCCTTTCAGTCCACCCGTGTCGGCTGATTGGCCAGCTACGGGGTGGGACTGAAAGGGGCCGGACGCTCGATTAGCCCGGACGACGTAAGCACCGCAAGGAGCGGAGCGACTGAGGCGCGCAACGAGTCCCGGCAATCGAGCGTTCGGGGGCTTTCTGGCTGTTCGAATCGGTCACCCTTCCGAACCCGGCGTAACCAGAACTAGCCCTCTCAGAGAAAACAGATGCGTTCAGGCGGTCCACTCGTCGGGCTTGGTGTTGTAGTCGATGTCCGTCGCCGCGAGGTGTTCGACCTCGCTCCACGGCACGTCCTCGACGGTGATCTCCTTGCCGTCGTAGCGCAGACGTTTCCCGACCTCTTCGGGTTCGGGTTCGCGGTCCCGGCGCTTGGCGACCTCCACGTCGTGGTCGTCGAACTCCTTGACGATGGTCAGAAGGTTCACCGGGCGGCCCCAGAGCTCGAAGGTGCGTTCGAGGACGTCCGCGGCCTGCTTGGTGTCGAGCATCACGCCGTTGTACTGGTGGGCCAACAGCAGCTCGTTGCGGTTCTGGTAGTTGCCGTCCTGGACGACGACGGTGGGCTTGCCGAAGTTGGTGAACTGCAGCATCAACTTCTTCTTGACGTCCTCGTGGTCCGTCGACGTCACGCGGTAGTCGCCCGAGGCGTGGGTGTACTCGTAGGTGAAGTAGTCGTTGTCGTCGACGAACTCCTGGGTGAGGAACTCATCGAGGAAGGTCACGTCGTTGTGGCTCTCGCGGATCTCGCGCATGCGCTCCCAGCCGCGGGTGTAGTCCACGTCGGCGAGCGCCGCCTCGACGCTGTCGTACCGGGAGTCGTCGAACATGTACCGCGAGACGCGCTCTAACTCCTCCTGGCTGACACGCGAGACGAACCCGCGGTACTGGGGCTTGACCAGCGAGTAGTGCCGTTGGGCCAGCCCCTCGTAGGTCAGCACCTTCCAGGGGTACTTCTCGGCGTCGAGGTCGCCGTCGCGGGCGCGTTCGAGCGACTCGGCGTCCACGCGCGGGTCCTCGGGGTCGAGTTCGTCGAGGTGTTCGACCGCGTTCTGCAACCACTCGGGCGGTTCGAGGCGGTCCTGTACCTCGGTGAAGTCGATCACGTCGTGGAACGTCCGCCAGGTGACGCCGTCGACGCGGAGCAGCCTGTCGACGACCTCCCGGCGGTTCTCCGTGTTCTCGACGTACTCCCAGATCTCCAGCCCGAGCTTGTAGGGATTCAGCCCCGGCGACCCCAGCACTCGCGCCATGTGGTCGGCGTAGAGGACGAACTCGTCGTCGCCGGCGAAGCGCTCGCCGGTCATCATCAGCGACTCCCAGTAGGCCGCCCAGCCCTCGTTCATCACCTTCGTCATCTTCTGGGGGGCGAAGTAGTACGCCTCCCGGCGCAGGAGTTCGAGGATCTCCGCCTGCCAGTCCTCCATCTCGACGGCCTTCCCGGCGTCCTCGTCGTAGGCCATCCCGTGCTTTCGCAGGAAGCCCAGCACGTCCTTGTCGGGCTGGGCGGGGAAGGTGACGCCGTCCTCGTCGTCGGCCTGCGCGTCTAACCACTCGTCGTCGAACACCTGCCGCTTGACCTCGTCCGAGAGGTCGAGTTCGTCCAGCTGGTCGACCACGTCGACGCCCTCGATGTCCTCGAAGTGCTCGGCGGCCGTCTCGACGGGGCTGTAGGGCTGGTGCTGGTCGATGTTGTCCTCCAGACAGAGGACGTGGTCGATGAACCGCTCGACCTCGCCCCGCTCGATGTCGGGGTCCTGCATGTACTCCCGAATCGTGTCGCCGTGGCGAGCGAGCATTCCGGCGGCGTCCGGGCCTCTGTCGGGGCCGCCTTCCGTGGCCTCGCTGGCGGCCCGCGGCGGCGCGCCGTCGCTGAACATCTTGAACCAGCGGTTGTTGGCGAAGAAGTCGGCGTGGGCCTCGACGTGGGTGATGACCGCCTTCTGGTCGGCCAGCGTGTTCGACTCCTGGAGGAAGGCGTGGGCCGGGTCGTCGTTGTTGACGATCTCGAAGGCCTTCCCGCCGAGGAACTGGCCCTGCTTCTGCTGGCGGTCGTACTGCATCCCCCAGCGCCAGTGGGGGTACCGCTTCTGGAACCCGCCGTAGGCGATGAGCTCGTTCATCTCGTCGTAGTCGACGACCCAGTAGTTCACCGGGTAGGGCGTCAGCCCGAGCTTCCGGGCGAGATTGCCGGCCTCGTCGACCGGCTCCTCGAGGTCGTCGGCGATGCGTTGCTTGGCGAATCTGTCGTCTTTGCTCATCCCTCTTCCTCCGTGCTGAGTATCTCGTAGATGGCGTCGATGACGTCCTCCGGCGAGGAGACGTACGCCACCGCCACGTTGTCGCTGTCGCGGAAGCTCCGCTCGACCTCCTCGGCGTGGGTCGCGTTGATGGCGTTGCCGCTCGGCTGGGTCTCCACGTAGGCGTGGAGGTTCGCCGGAATCTGCTCCATCATCGGGATGACCTTCTCCTCGGTGTCGTTCGAGGAGTTCTCCGAGTCGCCGGCGGCGAAGACGTAGCGGTTCCACTCGCTCCAGGGGTACTCCTCTTCGAGGATCGCCGCCGCGAGGTCGTACGCGCTGGAGATGCGGGTCCCGCCACCGGAGCGGATGCCGAAGAACTCGTCGCGGTCGACCTCCCAGGCGTCGGCGTCGTGGGCGATGTAGACGAACTCGGCGTTGTCGTACTTCCCCTGGAGATACCAGTCCAGCGGCGTGAACGTCCGCTCGACGAGCTCACGCTTCTTCTGGCGCATCGACCCGGAGACGTCCCGGATGTTGACGACGACGACGTTCTTCTCGCGCTCCTCGACGATCTCGGGGTAGCGGTAGCGCTCGTCCTCCCGGCGGAACGGGATCTCGTCGACGCCCTCCCGGCGGATGCGCTGTGGGGTGTCCGTCTGCTCGACGTTTTCCTCCATCTCCTCGATGGACGCCCACTTCGTCTTCTCCTCGTCTGGGATGCCCTCGTAGGCGTCTTCGATCCACGCCTTCGAGACGACGATATTCTTCTCGCGCGCCCACTCGAAGACGGTCGCCGGTCCCCAGCCGTCGACCTTCAACGCCTCGCGGACGTAGTCCTCGTCGAAGTCCATCGCCAACTTGCGCTTCAAGCCCTGCTTGAACAGGCGCTCGAAGTCCAGCGTCGAGGACGGCCCCGTCCGCGTGATGTCGGTGAAGTCGCCCTCAGTCTCCTCGATGACCTTCTTCCCCTTCGGGTCCAGGTCCAGGCCGAGGCGCTCGTCCAACTCCTCGGCGAACTCCTCGGGGTCCATCTCGTAGTACTCGTGCTCGCCGCCCTCCTCGCCGGGTTCGCCGTCCTCGTCGCCGTCCTCACCGGGCTGGGGCTGCGGCTGGCCGACCGGGTCGCCCGGTTCGGCCCCTTCGCCCTGCCCGACGCCGCCCTTGTCCCGCTGGTCGTAGGCGAACTCGGGCAGATCGACGATCTTGATCGGGATGCGCACTTCGTCGCCGCGCGAACCACCGAGGTCGCCGTACTGGATGAACTCGGCGAGGTCCTGCCGGCGCTCCTCGCCGATCTCGCGGTACCGTTCGAGGTCGTCTTTCAGTCCCATCTGTAACTCACCTGACTCATGACGTGTCGGCTGGTCAGCTCGGCGGTGGCCTCGCTGTACCCGCGCATGTCGACCATGTTCTCGACGGTCTTCTCCTTGAGGCGGGCCGTCTCGGTCCCCGACGGAGGGTTGTCCCACTGCCGGGGGTCGAAGTCCTCGTAGGTCCGCTTGACGTCGTCCCAGTCGTGGCTCCCCAGCACCGTCTTGATGACCGGGATCTCCTTCGGGGAGACGTCGCCGACGCGGAACTCCTCGTCGCGGCGCTGCCACGCGTGGCGGTTCAGCGCCGTGATTATCTTGTCCGTGCGGAACGCCTCGACGGCCTCGTCGGGGTCGTTGTCGTCGTAGTTGTCCTCGTCGAACCGGCCGAGGTGCTCGATCTCGAACACCTTCATCTTCAGCGGGTCCGGGTCGACGTACTCGCCGCGGGCGTTCTCTATCTGCTCGTCGCTCGCCCACGCGTAGACGTGCTCGATGTACTCCTCGACGGTGGACTCGTCGACGCGCTTATCGCGCATCATCGCGTCCAGCACGTCCCGCTCCTGCTCGCCGAAGACGTGGTTCTTCACGGGCACGACGCGCTCCTCGTACTCGCCGGCCTCCGCCGCAGAGAACACCGGCGCGTCGCCGAGCCCCTCCGCGATGGCGTTGAGGACGTCCCGCGGCATGATGACGTGTTCGACGGGTAAATCGGGGTGGTGGCGGTCCTGCGTCTCGTGAAGCAGGTCGGCGACGATATCTCGGACGTAGGTCACGGGGATGCCGTGGTCGCCGTCGGCGTCGGTCTTCTCGACGTCGTAGTCGTCGATGTCGACCCGCTCGTCGCCCTCCATCAGGTAGCCGCGGTCGAACAGCAGCGCCTTGTCGACGAGGTCCAGTCCGTTCGGGATCGGCGAGGCGTCCAGCCGGGAGACGACGGCGTACAGCGCCGCCGCCTCGATGGTGTGGGGGGCCAGTTCCTTCTCGGTGGCCGTCTCGGCCTCGTCGCGGACGGCGACGGTCACCGGCTCCTGAATCCACGTCTCCAGCTCCTCCCACGAGTCGGGGTCCCAGACGCTCGTCTCGTTGGTCAGCTCCCGGCGGAGCAACTGCGCTTCCAGCGAGAGGTTCGTCAGGTACGTGAACTCGTGTTTGTCCAGCCGCCGCTTCAGCGCCTTCAGCGGGTCCTGTCCCTCGCGCTCGGCGTGCTGGTTCAACTGGGCTTCGAGGTCGGGATTCGAGATGATGACCAATTGGGTATCGACGTCCATCCCGATGCCCTTATCGAGCTTGACGCGGCTCTCGTCGGGGACGTTCAGTAGCTTCTGGAGCAGATCGGCGTGCTGGGCGGCGTCTTCGACCACCGTCAGCAGGCCGTTGCCCTGCGAGAGGACGCCGTCGTAGGAGAACGCCTGCGGGTTCTTCCGGCCTCGCGAGTCCAGTTCGCGTAACATTCCGTGCATCCACGACCCGACCAGCCGCTCTTTCGGCGTGCCCTCGTCCTCGGAGTGGAGGACGCCGATGCCGCGACCGATGTCCACGACGAAGTTCTTCACCCGGAGGTGTCCGGGGTCCGTGACCGCCGAGAACAGGTCTTCGGTCCCCTGTCGGCGGTACTGCTCCTCTAAGTAGTCGTAGGCCTCCCGCGAGAACGGGTCCAAGTCGCCGTCGACGTGGATCTCGATGTGATCGTCCAGTTTCTCGTTGATCGCCGCCAACAGGTCCGCGCGGACGTCCTGCGGGAACACCGTCAGCGGGTGGACCTGCACCGGGCTCTCGTACCAGTCGTCCTCGTCCTCGACCGGCACGTCGCCGTAGGTCAGGGCGCTGTCGCTCCCGCCCGCGCCGGCGACGTTCCACTCGACGGTGTACCGCCGCCCCTCGGGCGTCTTCGAGTACTCCCGCAGGCCGTTGATGAGACACCGCTTCAGCTCTGACTTGCCGGTCGCCGTCGGCCCTTCGAGCCAGACGATCTTCTCGTCTTTCCCCCGCCCGGCCGCGATGGAGCGCAGGTCGTCGACGAAGGCGTTCAGCACCTCCGTGTTGCCGAGGATGGCGTGTTCCCCGTCGTTGTGCGGGTCGTCGAAGAAGCGGTAGCGCTCCTTCTCTTCGCCCTCCTCGATGACGGTGCGCGTCCCGGCCGCCTCGATGGCCGCGAGCAGGTACTTCGAGGCGTGGGCGGCTATCTCGGGCGTCTCGAGGACCGTGTCGACGTACTCCGCGAGGCTCATCGGGGCCTCGTAGGTCGCATCGAGCGACTCGTCCGCCCGGCCGATGTACTCCTCGCCGTTCATCTAGTCCTCCATCTCGCTCTTGGCGACCTCCGCGCCGGCGAACTCGAGCACTTCGCGCGCGCCCTCCTCGGAGTAGCCCTGTTCGATGAGCGCGTCGATCCACTGGTTGCGCTCGTCGTCGTCCATCTCGCCGGAGGAGACCAGCGCCGAGAAGTTGATGTTGTGCTTCTTGTCCTCCCAGAGCTTGCGCTCTAAGGCGCGGCGCAGGCGGTCGTTGTCCTGCGGGTTAAACGTGTCGCCCTCGCGGGCGCGACGAGAGACCCAGTTCGAGACCTCCTGTCGGAAGTCGTCTTTGCGGTCCTCGGGCAGGTTGAGCTTCTCCTCGACCGACCGGAGGAACTGCTCGTCGGGCTCCTGTTCCCGACCCGTGAGCTCGTCCTCGACGGTGTCGTCGTCGATGTAGGCCATGACGTGGTCCATGTACTTCTCACCCTGACGCTGGATCTCGTCCATGTCGTAGGCCAGCGCGTGGCGCACGTCCTCGATAGCCCGCTCCTTGTACTCCTCGCGGACGAGTTCGAGGTAGCGGTAGTACTGGTCGAAGGACTCCTCGTCGATGGAGCCGTGGTTCTCCAGGTTCCCTTCGAGGTGGTTGAACGTCGTCAGCGGCGAGAGGAAGTCCCGCTCGCGGTGCATCGAGTCCATGATGGCCTCCGCGATCTCGTCGCCGATGAACCGCGGGGAGACGCCCTCCATCCCCTCGCCGATCTCGGCGGTCTTCGAGGCCTCGTCGCGGAGCTTCTTCACGTCGATGTCGTCGGCCTCGTCGATCTCGCCGTTGTAGGCCTTGGCCTTCTGGACGAGGTCGACGGACTCGGTGTCGGGCTCCTCGATGCGCGTGAGGACGCCGAACAGGCCCGCCATCTCCAGCGTGTGGGGCTCGACCTGGATGTCCGGGAGGTCCGCGTTCCGGAGCATCTTCCGGTAGATCTTGGCCTCCTCCTCGTACTGGAGGACGTACGGGAAGTCGATGCGTTTCGTCCGGTCGTTGAACGCCTCCATCTTCTCGTCGCCCTTCTTGTCGCGGTACTCGGGCATGTTCGTCCGACCGACGATGACCTGGTCGATGTCGATTCGGGGGTTGTTCTTCGGCTTTATCGTCTGTTCCTGACTGGCATGGAGGAAGTCATAGAGGAACTCGCGCTGGAGCTTCAGCAGCTCCTCGCCGGAGAAGATGCCCCGGTTGGCGTTACAGAACGCGCCGGAGTAATCGAACGCCCGCGGGTCGCTCTCGCCGTAGATGGCGATCTTCGAGTAGTTGACGTCGCCGGTGAGCTCCGTCTCGTCCTGGTTCTTCTTGTCCTTCGGTTCGAACGTCTCGATCCCCTGTCGCTGGTTCTCGTCGGCGACGAAGCGGATGATCTCGACGTGGTTCTCCAGGACGGCCTGTAAGTCGTCGTCGTAGTGGGCGAGCAGGCGGTCCATGTAGAACTCGCTGGCCGGGTCGAGCGCCTGCTCGTTGCGGATCGTGTAGGGCGCGTCGAGTTCCCCGTTGATGTCCTCGATCACCTTATCGCGTTGCTCCTGCGGGAGCAGGACCATCGGGTCCTGGTTCATCGGCGACTGCACCACGTCGTCGGCCGGGTCCTGGTCGCCGACCACGTCACAGAGGTTGGTCCAGCGGAACGTGTACATCCGCCCCTCGTCGCGGCGGGTGTAGTTCTCGTAGTAGCGCCGGGCCTGCCGGTCGAAGTCGGACTTCCCGGAGCCGACCGGTCCCAGCAGCAGTTTGATGCGCTTCTCGGGCCCCAGCCCGCGCGCGCCGGACTTGACCTTGTTGACGAACTCGTGGATGGACTCGTGGACCTCCCGGCCGTAGAACGTGTTCTCGCCGTCGTGGAGGGGGTCCTCGCTGGCGAGTTCGTACTCGACGACCCCGGCGTCCTCGTCGTAGCTCGTCCCGTAGTAGTCGAACATGTCCGCGACGCGCTGGTGGGCGTTCCGAGCGATGCGCGGCTCGTCGTACAGTTGGTCGAGATACCAGTCGAACGAGTGGGTCGTCCGCAGGTCCGCTGGTATCGTGTCCCGGTACTCCTGACTCAGTGCCTCGAGTGTCTCTTTGTTCTTGCTCATGCTATCTCTGTGAGTTCGGCACGCGGCGTGGGGGTGCCGGACCGGACCCAGTCAGTCGGTTGCCACCGTCTGTCGCTCCGTGTGTTCTCGCGGGCGGCCGTCACAGGACCCGCCGACGCAGGCCGATGAGTGTTCGCTGTCATGCGTGGTCTGGCCGGGTGGACACGGGGACGGTCCCACCCCATTGGTAGCGGGTGACAGTGCGTAACTGTTTCCGATACTATTTATTACATGAGAACTGCACCCCTAAGTACCTTTTC encodes the following:
- a CDS encoding HesB/IscA family protein, which encodes MSSTAEDGEPELGGSDVGVTEEAAAEALDLLEGEGMDTDVAGLRLFVQQGGCAGLSYGMRFEHEPEDGDTVFERNDLRVFVDGASIDYIEGSVLAYEGGLQGAGFHVENPNVVSECGCGESFRT
- the hisD gene encoding histidinol dehydrogenase, yielding MDVHTIADLGPDERSALFDRDAGVEAVRDDVQDIVSQVREEGDVALRRFASEFDGVEVGNVDITDAAERAYEEVDDDVRAAIEDAAENIRAFHERQVPEDWREDFEGRELGRRYRPLDSAGVYAPGGTAAYPSSALMGVIPAKVAGVEHVAVATPPAETVNPVTLAAIHVAGADAVYQVGGAQAIAALAYGTETVNATDIVVGPGNRWVTAAKAEVRGDVAIDFLAGPSEIMVVADATADPELVAADLVAQAEHDENASVVAVTDDEGVAEAVAESVEEQAGEREREAVIRAALESDASGVFRARSMSEAVLFAEEYAAEHLSIQAEDDEELLERIPSAGSAFLGPYSPVAAGDYAAGTNHVLPTGGAARVTGGLSVDTFVRSTTVQRLSEDSLSDISETITTLAEAEGLEGHAESVRKRFE
- a CDS encoding SpoVR family protein; this translates as MSKDDRFAKQRIADDLEEPVDEAGNLARKLGLTPYPVNYWVVDYDEMNELIAYGGFQKRYPHWRWGMQYDRQQKQGQFLGGKAFEIVNNDDPAHAFLQESNTLADQKAVITHVEAHADFFANNRWFKMFSDGAPPRAASEATEGGPDRGPDAAGMLARHGDTIREYMQDPDIERGEVERFIDHVLCLEDNIDQHQPYSPVETAAEHFEDIEGVDVVDQLDELDLSDEVKRQVFDDEWLDAQADDEDGVTFPAQPDKDVLGFLRKHGMAYDEDAGKAVEMEDWQAEILELLRREAYYFAPQKMTKVMNEGWAAYWESLMMTGERFAGDDEFVLYADHMARVLGSPGLNPYKLGLEIWEYVENTENRREVVDRLLRVDGVTWRTFHDVIDFTEVQDRLEPPEWLQNAVEHLDELDPEDPRVDAESLERARDGDLDAEKYPWKVLTYEGLAQRHYSLVKPQYRGFVSRVSQEELERVSRYMFDDSRYDSVEAALADVDYTRGWERMREIRESHNDVTFLDEFLTQEFVDDNDYFTYEYTHASGDYRVTSTDHEDVKKKLMLQFTNFGKPTVVVQDGNYQNRNELLLAHQYNGVMLDTKQAADVLERTFELWGRPVNLLTIVKEFDDHDVEVAKRRDREPEPEEVGKRLRYDGKEITVEDVPWSEVEHLAATDIDYNTKPDEWTA
- a CDS encoding YeaH/YhbH family protein translates to MGLKDDLERYREIGEERRQDLAEFIQYGDLGGSRGDEVRIPIKIVDLPEFAYDQRDKGGVGQGEGAEPGDPVGQPQPQPGEDGDEDGEPGEEGGEHEYYEMDPEEFAEELDERLGLDLDPKGKKVIEETEGDFTDITRTGPSSTLDFERLFKQGLKRKLAMDFDEDYVREALKVDGWGPATVFEWAREKNIVVSKAWIEDAYEGIPDEEKTKWASIEEMEENVEQTDTPQRIRREGVDEIPFRREDERYRYPEIVEEREKNVVVVNIRDVSGSMRQKKRELVERTFTPLDWYLQGKYDNAEFVYIAHDADAWEVDRDEFFGIRSGGGTRISSAYDLAAAILEEEYPWSEWNRYVFAAGDSENSSNDTEEKVIPMMEQIPANLHAYVETQPSGNAINATHAEEVERSFRDSDNVAVAYVSSPEDVIDAIYEILSTEEEG
- a CDS encoding PrkA family serine protein kinase → MNGEEYIGRADESLDATYEAPMSLAEYVDTVLETPEIAAHASKYLLAAIEAAGTRTVIEEGEEKERYRFFDDPHNDGEHAILGNTEVLNAFVDDLRSIAAGRGKDEKIVWLEGPTATGKSELKRCLINGLREYSKTPEGRRYTVEWNVAGAGGSDSALTYGDVPVEDEDDWYESPVQVHPLTVFPQDVRADLLAAINEKLDDHIEIHVDGDLDPFSREAYDYLEEQYRRQGTEDLFSAVTDPGHLRVKNFVVDIGRGIGVLHSEDEGTPKERLVGSWMHGMLRELDSRGRKNPQAFSYDGVLSQGNGLLTVVEDAAQHADLLQKLLNVPDESRVKLDKGIGMDVDTQLVIISNPDLEAQLNQHAEREGQDPLKALKRRLDKHEFTYLTNLSLEAQLLRRELTNETSVWDPDSWEELETWIQEPVTVAVRDEAETATEKELAPHTIEAAALYAVVSRLDASPIPNGLDLVDKALLFDRGYLMEGDERVDIDDYDVEKTDADGDHGIPVTYVRDIVADLLHETQDRHHPDLPVEHVIMPRDVLNAIAEGLGDAPVFSAAEAGEYEERVVPVKNHVFGEQERDVLDAMMRDKRVDESTVEEYIEHVYAWASDEQIENARGEYVDPDPLKMKVFEIEHLGRFDEDNYDDNDPDEAVEAFRTDKIITALNRHAWQRRDEEFRVGDVSPKEIPVIKTVLGSHDWDDVKRTYEDFDPRQWDNPPSGTETARLKEKTVENMVDMRGYSEATAELTSRHVMSQVSYRWD
- a CDS encoding PrkA family serine protein kinase, whose translation is MSKNKETLEALSQEYRDTIPADLRTTHSFDWYLDQLYDEPRIARNAHQRVADMFDYYGTSYDEDAGVVEYELASEDPLHDGENTFYGREVHESIHEFVNKVKSGARGLGPEKRIKLLLGPVGSGKSDFDRQARRYYENYTRRDEGRMYTFRWTNLCDVVGDQDPADDVVQSPMNQDPMVLLPQEQRDKVIEDINGELDAPYTIRNEQALDPASEFYMDRLLAHYDDDLQAVLENHVEIIRFVADENQRQGIETFEPKDKKNQDETELTGDVNYSKIAIYGESDPRAFDYSGAFCNANRGIFSGEELLKLQREFLYDFLHASQEQTIKPKNNPRIDIDQVIVGRTNMPEYRDKKGDEKMEAFNDRTKRIDFPYVLQYEEEAKIYRKMLRNADLPDIQVEPHTLEMAGLFGVLTRIEEPDTESVDLVQKAKAYNGEIDEADDIDVKKLRDEASKTAEIGEGMEGVSPRFIGDEIAEAIMDSMHRERDFLSPLTTFNHLEGNLENHGSIDEESFDQYYRYLELVREEYKERAIEDVRHALAYDMDEIQRQGEKYMDHVMAYIDDDTVEDELTGREQEPDEQFLRSVEEKLNLPEDRKDDFRQEVSNWVSRRAREGDTFNPQDNDRLRRALERKLWEDKKHNINFSALVSSGEMDDDERNQWIDALIEQGYSEEGAREVLEFAGAEVAKSEMED